A stretch of Saccharothrix texasensis DNA encodes these proteins:
- a CDS encoding amino acid ABC transporter permease, with protein sequence MSVSARPRPRALDSPAPKVVAARHPWRWVGIAVVLVLLAQFVHGLATNPGWDWATFARFITARSVLDAVVVTLELTLYGTVIGFALGMVLALMRLSRSRFLEAVSWTYVWAFRSIPLIVQLLFWFNISYLYEELNFGIPFGPTFFGFPTKDLISPMGAAVLGLALHQAAYAAEIVRSGVISVDHGQLEAAAALGIPRSRQLRRIVLPQAMRSILPNATNEVISLFKGTSVVSVVAIGELFYQVQVIYGRNARVVALLMVATAWYIALTTLLSIVQHYVEKHYAKGATRNEDGWRWAR encoded by the coding sequence ATGAGCGTGTCCGCGCGACCACGCCCGCGTGCCCTCGACTCGCCGGCGCCGAAGGTCGTCGCCGCCCGCCACCCGTGGCGGTGGGTGGGGATCGCGGTCGTGCTGGTCCTGCTGGCCCAGTTCGTCCACGGCCTGGCGACCAACCCCGGGTGGGACTGGGCCACGTTCGCCCGCTTCATCACCGCCCGATCCGTCCTGGACGCGGTCGTGGTCACCCTGGAGCTGACGCTCTACGGCACCGTCATCGGGTTCGCCCTGGGCATGGTGCTGGCCCTGATGCGGTTGTCGCGCAGCCGTTTCCTGGAAGCGGTGAGCTGGACCTACGTCTGGGCCTTCCGCTCGATCCCGCTGATCGTGCAACTGCTGTTCTGGTTCAACATCTCCTACCTCTACGAGGAGCTGAACTTCGGCATCCCGTTCGGTCCGACGTTCTTCGGCTTCCCGACCAAGGACCTGATCAGCCCGATGGGCGCGGCCGTGCTGGGGCTCGCGCTGCACCAGGCGGCGTACGCGGCGGAGATCGTGCGCTCCGGGGTCATCTCGGTGGACCACGGCCAGCTCGAAGCCGCCGCCGCGCTCGGCATCCCCCGGTCGCGCCAGCTGCGCCGGATCGTGCTGCCGCAGGCCATGCGCTCGATCCTGCCGAACGCCACCAACGAGGTGATCAGCCTCTTCAAGGGCACGTCCGTCGTCTCCGTGGTGGCCATCGGCGAGCTGTTCTACCAGGTCCAGGTGATCTACGGCCGCAACGCGCGGGTGGTCGCGCTGCTCATGGTCGCCACCGCGTGGTACATCGCGCTGACCACCCTGCTGTCGATCGTCCAGCACTACGTCGAGAAGCACTACGCCAAGGGCGCGACCAGGAACGAGGACGGGTGGAGATGGGCGAGGTGA
- a CDS encoding esterase/lipase family protein, whose translation MSALPHVPPDHPDLHEEPAAGPDPAPGLLWYLTEPTRTAVGIGQFAATRSLLKAAPSGDGHTVLVLPGLGATDASTATLRKFLTGLGYDVHGWGLGLNIGPSVGVVRGMRDLLRELAVNGKVSIVGWSLGGIFARELARDHPGTVRQVITLGSPYAMTDLSQTRVNPVYRLLARLYVAGADMPPPEHTRPPFPVPSTSVYSKSDGIVAWQTCISAPRARQENVAVTSSHLGYGYNATVLWLIADRLSQRPTRWRRFTPPPGMSRMFPEQ comes from the coding sequence ATGTCAGCACTGCCGCACGTCCCACCGGACCACCCTGACCTGCACGAAGAGCCAGCCGCCGGGCCCGATCCGGCGCCGGGCCTGCTCTGGTACCTCACCGAACCGACCCGCACCGCCGTCGGCATCGGCCAGTTCGCGGCCACCCGCTCCTTGCTGAAAGCCGCGCCCAGCGGCGACGGCCACACCGTCCTGGTGCTGCCGGGCCTGGGCGCGACCGACGCCTCGACCGCGACGCTGCGCAAGTTCCTCACCGGCCTGGGCTACGACGTGCACGGCTGGGGCCTCGGCCTGAACATCGGCCCGTCGGTCGGGGTCGTGCGCGGGATGCGCGACCTGCTGCGGGAACTGGCCGTGAACGGCAAGGTCAGCATCGTGGGCTGGTCGCTGGGCGGCATCTTCGCCCGCGAACTGGCCCGCGACCACCCCGGCACGGTCCGCCAGGTCATCACCCTGGGCAGCCCCTACGCCATGACCGACCTGAGCCAGACCAGGGTCAACCCCGTCTACCGGCTCCTGGCCAGGCTCTACGTCGCCGGCGCCGACATGCCGCCACCCGAGCACACCCGCCCGCCCTTCCCGGTGCCGTCCACGTCGGTCTACTCGAAGTCCGACGGCATCGTCGCCTGGCAGACCTGCATCTCCGCCCCCAGAGCCCGCCAGGAGAACGTCGCCGTCACCTCCAGCCACCTGGGCTACGGCTACAACGCCACCGTCCTCTGGCTGATCGCCGACCGCCTGTCCCAACGCCCCACCCGCTGGCGCCGCTTCACCCCACCGCCGGGCATGTCCCGGATGTTCCCGGAGCAGTAA
- a CDS encoding WS/DGAT/MGAT family O-acyltransferase, giving the protein MDRMSAMDAGFFFIEDENVPMHVGSVLVFEGPAPSYGDVVRLFAAKLGTVPRYRQRVKALPLHVGRPMWVDDEHFQILYHVRHTAVPSPGADDQLRNLAGRLFAQRLDLAKPLWEVWLVEGLEGGRWAIISKVHHCLIDGIAGSDLMQVLLDWREDAPLPEPVRWQPSDNPSTLDLVVDGVRDAVLTPVTHLAKFPALAKRLRSGSEVLDFGRAVLGSLPTTARRLAAGTPKTLNGPIGPHRRWVWARADLAEIKAVRRVTGGTVNDVILAAVTRGFRDLLAKRDDLADGQVVRSMVPVSMRSSAERGVLNNRVSAVLVNLPVSEPDPLARLASIREQMDDLKGSRQAAGADVLTNLSNFAAPTLLALGSRTAMRFPQQLLQTVTTNVPGPRIPLFMLGRRLSEIYPYVPIASTMRVSVGIFSYLDQITFGINADFDGVPDVQVLADGIRAGFDELVTTTAN; this is encoded by the coding sequence ATGGACCGGATGAGCGCCATGGACGCGGGTTTCTTCTTCATCGAGGACGAGAACGTGCCCATGCACGTCGGGTCGGTCTTGGTCTTCGAAGGTCCGGCGCCGTCGTACGGCGACGTGGTGCGGTTGTTCGCGGCGAAGCTGGGCACGGTGCCCCGCTACCGGCAGCGGGTGAAGGCACTGCCGCTGCACGTCGGCCGACCGATGTGGGTGGACGACGAGCACTTCCAGATCCTCTACCACGTCCGGCACACCGCGGTGCCGTCGCCGGGCGCGGACGACCAGCTCCGCAACCTCGCCGGCCGGCTCTTCGCGCAACGCCTGGACCTGGCCAAGCCGTTGTGGGAGGTCTGGCTGGTCGAGGGCTTGGAAGGCGGCCGGTGGGCGATCATCTCGAAGGTCCACCACTGCCTGATCGACGGCATCGCGGGCAGCGACCTCATGCAGGTGCTGCTGGACTGGCGGGAGGACGCGCCGCTCCCCGAGCCGGTGCGGTGGCAGCCCTCCGACAACCCGTCGACCTTGGACCTGGTCGTGGACGGCGTGCGCGACGCGGTGCTGACGCCGGTCACGCACCTGGCCAAGTTCCCGGCGCTGGCCAAGCGGTTGCGCAGCGGCTCGGAGGTGCTGGACTTCGGCCGGGCCGTGCTGGGCAGCCTGCCGACGACCGCCCGTCGACTCGCCGCCGGCACCCCGAAGACCTTGAACGGGCCGATCGGACCGCACCGGCGCTGGGTGTGGGCCCGGGCGGACCTCGCCGAGATCAAGGCCGTCCGCCGGGTCACCGGTGGCACGGTGAACGACGTCATCCTCGCGGCGGTGACGCGCGGTTTCCGCGACCTGCTCGCCAAGCGCGACGACCTGGCCGACGGTCAGGTGGTGCGCAGCATGGTGCCGGTGTCGATGCGGTCGTCCGCCGAGCGCGGCGTGCTGAACAACCGGGTCAGTGCCGTGTTGGTGAACCTCCCTGTCAGTGAGCCGGATCCGCTGGCACGACTGGCGTCGATCCGGGAGCAGATGGACGACCTCAAGGGCAGCCGCCAGGCGGCCGGCGCGGATGTGCTCACGAACCTGTCGAACTTCGCCGCGCCCACCCTGCTGGCCCTCGGTTCGCGCACCGCCATGCGCTTCCCGCAGCAGCTGTTGCAGACGGTCACGACGAACGTCCCCGGTCCCCGCATCCCGTTGTTCATGCTGGGCAGGCGGCTGTCCGAGATCTACCCGTACGTGCCGATCGCCAGCACCATGCGCGTCAGCGTGGGCATCTTCTCCTACCTCGACCAGATCACCTTCGGCATCAACGCGGACTTCGACGGCGTGCCGGACGTCCAGGTGCTCGCCGACGGCATCCGCGCGGGCTTCGACGAACTGGTCACGACGACCGCGAACTGA
- a CDS encoding helix-turn-helix domain-containing protein — MSPSVAGWELGLRLRERRELMDVTAVSAGKAIDTSQSYISGIENGKLKINASKLAELATVLEFDEAEIEELQALREAAGKRAWWSPYSAMFSSDMLRYFGFEHGAEGIRAYNAGLISGLLQTKDYALAVMHGGGPSIRLAEANRRVEVRMKRQERLDDKDDPLRFTALIAESALRQQVGGREVMAGQLRHLVDRIERLPDTLDVRIVPFSADYYNALGGSNFYIFGFASSRLPELVWQETITSTDLIDQPMRMREYNLAHDQAMGYALGRTESLGLIEQIRRELE; from the coding sequence ATGTCACCGTCTGTAGCCGGCTGGGAGCTGGGTCTCCGCCTGCGCGAGCGCCGCGAGCTCATGGACGTCACCGCCGTGTCGGCCGGCAAGGCCATCGACACGAGCCAGTCGTACATCTCGGGCATCGAGAACGGGAAGCTGAAGATCAACGCGAGCAAGCTGGCCGAGCTCGCCACCGTGCTCGAGTTCGACGAAGCGGAGATCGAGGAGCTGCAAGCACTCCGGGAGGCGGCGGGCAAGCGCGCCTGGTGGAGCCCCTACTCCGCCATGTTCAGCTCGGACATGCTGCGCTACTTCGGCTTCGAACACGGGGCCGAGGGCATCCGCGCCTACAACGCGGGCCTGATCAGCGGACTGCTCCAGACCAAGGACTACGCCCTGGCGGTCATGCACGGAGGCGGGCCCAGCATCCGGCTCGCCGAGGCGAACCGCCGGGTCGAGGTGCGCATGAAGCGCCAGGAACGCCTCGACGACAAGGACGACCCGCTCCGGTTCACCGCGCTCATCGCCGAGTCCGCGCTGCGGCAGCAGGTCGGCGGGCGCGAGGTGATGGCCGGGCAGCTGCGGCACCTGGTGGACAGGATCGAGCGGCTGCCGGACACGCTCGACGTGCGGATCGTGCCGTTCTCCGCCGACTACTACAACGCCCTCGGCGGCTCGAACTTCTACATCTTCGGCTTCGCCAGCAGCCGGCTGCCCGAGCTGGTGTGGCAGGAGACGATCACGTCCACGGATCTGATTGATCAACCGATGCGGATGCGCGAGTACAATCTGGCTCACGACCAGGCCATGGGTTACGCCCTCGGCCGGACCGAATCGCTTGGTCTGATCGAGCAGATCCGCAGGGAGCTTGAGTGA
- a CDS encoding DUF397 domain-containing protein: MRDRTDRSGWFKSSRSADNPSCVEVRFVPDAIDVRDSKNPTGPVLSFPRDAWAKFLSR, encoded by the coding sequence GTGAGGGACCGCACCGACCGCAGTGGCTGGTTCAAGTCGAGTCGCAGTGCGGACAACCCGTCGTGCGTCGAGGTGCGGTTCGTGCCCGACGCGATCGACGTCCGCGACTCCAAGAACCCCACCGGGCCGGTGCTGTCGTTCCCGCGTGACGCCTGGGCGAAGTTCCTCAGCCGGTGA
- a CDS encoding alpha/beta fold hydrolase yields the protein MTTLDHWGGTSRHVDLDGAPVHYVDFGGDGPPMVLVHGLGGSHLNWCLLAPHLVDRYRVLAVDLAGFGLTHPEGRATTVPANARLLERFLAEVVGEPAVLVGNSMGGMVAILHAARRPASVTALALLDPAVPLALGARLDPQVAAAFAMYAVPGVGQWFLAKSRAGVSTRRQVKRVLNLVCANAKSVPEEMVLASMSLLEQRAEIPGLDEAFLTAARSVVWTGATRRRYYAAMSKVRVPVYLMAGDKDRLVPVASAREAARRNPSWRFDVLEGVGHVPQLEVPELVATRIKEWLAAGSLTG from the coding sequence ATGACGACACTCGACCACTGGGGCGGTACGAGCCGGCACGTCGACCTGGACGGCGCTCCGGTGCACTACGTCGACTTCGGCGGCGACGGACCGCCGATGGTGCTCGTGCACGGCCTGGGCGGCTCGCACCTGAACTGGTGCCTGCTCGCGCCCCACCTGGTCGACCGCTACCGGGTGCTGGCCGTCGACCTCGCCGGGTTCGGGCTCACCCACCCCGAGGGGCGCGCCACGACCGTGCCCGCCAACGCGCGGCTGCTGGAGCGGTTCCTGGCCGAGGTGGTCGGCGAGCCGGCGGTGCTCGTCGGCAACTCGATGGGCGGGATGGTCGCCATCCTGCACGCCGCCCGCCGTCCCGCGTCGGTGACCGCGCTGGCGCTGCTGGACCCGGCCGTGCCGCTGGCGCTGGGCGCGCGGCTGGACCCGCAGGTGGCGGCGGCGTTCGCGATGTACGCCGTGCCCGGCGTGGGGCAGTGGTTCCTGGCGAAGTCGCGGGCCGGGGTGTCGACGCGGCGGCAGGTCAAGCGGGTGCTGAACCTGGTGTGCGCGAACGCGAAGTCGGTGCCGGAGGAGATGGTCCTGGCCTCGATGTCGCTGCTGGAGCAGCGCGCCGAGATCCCGGGCCTGGACGAGGCGTTCCTGACGGCGGCCCGGTCGGTCGTGTGGACCGGGGCCACCCGGCGGCGGTACTACGCGGCGATGAGCAAGGTGCGCGTGCCGGTGTACCTGATGGCGGGCGACAAGGACCGGCTGGTGCCCGTGGCGTCGGCCCGGGAAGCGGCGCGCCGCAACCCGTCGTGGCGCTTCGACGTGCTGGAGGGCGTCGGCCACGTGCCGCAGCTGGAGGTGCCCGAGCTGGTGGCGACGCGGATCAAGGAGTGGCTCGCCGCCGGGAGCCTCACCGGCTGA
- a CDS encoding AAA family ATPase, producing MIVWINGAFGAGKTTLAEELRRRLPDALSFDPEHIGFLLRVSAPPAETGDFQDLPAWRKLTAEFAITLHREYGRHLITPMTLVETTYREEVFKLLAAADVPLRHVFLDVPADELRRRIEAQVMDPYNEEADARIREFRLGNVDRCVAARAALPADALVLRADRHTPEELADQVLATL from the coding sequence ATGATCGTGTGGATCAACGGTGCCTTCGGCGCGGGCAAGACGACCCTGGCCGAGGAGTTGCGCCGCCGCCTCCCGGACGCGCTGTCGTTCGACCCGGAGCACATCGGGTTCCTGCTCCGGGTGTCGGCTCCCCCGGCGGAGACCGGCGACTTCCAGGACCTCCCGGCCTGGCGCAAGCTGACCGCCGAGTTCGCGATCACCCTGCACCGCGAGTACGGGCGGCACCTGATCACGCCCATGACGCTGGTCGAGACGACCTACCGGGAGGAGGTCTTCAAGCTCCTCGCCGCCGCGGACGTCCCGCTGCGGCACGTCTTCCTGGACGTGCCGGCCGACGAGCTGCGCCGGCGCATCGAGGCCCAGGTGATGGACCCGTACAACGAGGAGGCCGACGCGCGGATCCGCGAGTTCCGGCTGGGCAACGTCGACCGCTGCGTCGCCGCACGGGCCGCCCTGCCCGCGGACGCGCTGGTCCTCCGGGCCGACCGGCACACCCCGGAGGAGCTGGCCGACCAGGTCCTCGCCACCCTCTAG
- a CDS encoding type III polyketide synthase: MATLCRPAIAVPEHLITREQTLALAKVLHHDHPQLDLALRLIDNTGVQTRHILQPIGDTLEHPGFAVRNALYEKEAKSRVPDVVRRALDHADLTAADIDLIVYVSCTGFMMPSMTAWLINAMGFRSSTRQLPIAQLGCAAGGAAINRAHDFCTAYPRSNVLIVACEFCSLLYQPTDLGIGNLLSNGLFGDALAAAVVRGEGGEGVRIERNSSRLVPDTESWIAYEVRETGFHFLLDKRVPGTMSVLAPAMRDVAEPHGWDIADLDFYIVHAGGPRILDDLGKYLRLPPETFRYSRTTLTERGNVASVVIFDALERLFADGGAGHGARGVIAGFGPGITAEIALGTWTASRVAAVT; this comes from the coding sequence GTGGCCACGCTGTGCCGGCCCGCCATCGCGGTGCCGGAGCACCTCATCACCCGGGAGCAGACCCTGGCGCTGGCCAAGGTCCTGCACCACGACCACCCGCAGCTGGACCTCGCGCTGCGGCTCATCGACAACACCGGCGTCCAGACCAGGCACATCCTCCAGCCGATCGGGGACACCCTCGAACACCCCGGCTTCGCCGTGCGCAACGCCCTCTACGAGAAGGAGGCCAAGTCCAGGGTGCCGGACGTGGTGCGCCGGGCGCTGGACCACGCCGACCTCACGGCCGCCGACATCGACCTCATCGTGTACGTCTCGTGCACCGGCTTCATGATGCCGTCGATGACCGCCTGGCTGATCAACGCGATGGGGTTCCGGTCCTCGACCAGGCAGCTCCCGATCGCGCAGCTGGGCTGCGCCGCCGGCGGCGCGGCGATCAACCGCGCGCACGACTTCTGCACCGCCTACCCCCGGTCGAACGTGCTGATCGTGGCGTGCGAGTTCTGCTCGCTGCTGTACCAGCCGACCGACCTCGGCATCGGCAACCTGCTGTCCAACGGCCTGTTCGGCGACGCGCTGGCCGCCGCCGTGGTGCGGGGCGAGGGCGGCGAGGGCGTGCGGATCGAGCGCAACAGCTCGCGCCTGGTGCCCGACACCGAGAGCTGGATCGCCTACGAAGTCCGGGAGACCGGGTTCCACTTCCTGCTCGACAAGCGGGTGCCGGGCACGATGTCCGTGCTCGCGCCCGCCATGCGGGACGTGGCCGAGCCGCACGGCTGGGACATCGCCGACCTCGACTTCTACATCGTGCACGCGGGCGGGCCGCGCATCCTCGACGACCTCGGCAAGTACCTGCGGCTGCCGCCGGAGACGTTCCGGTACAGCCGCACGACGCTCACCGAACGCGGCAACGTGGCCAGCGTCGTCATCTTCGACGCCCTGGAACGGCTCTTCGCCGACGGCGGGGCCGGGCACGGCGCACGCGGCGTCATCGCCGGTTTCGGCCCCGGCATCACCGCGGAGATCGCGCTGGGCACCTGGACCGCGTCCCGCGTGGCCGCGGTGACGTGA
- a CDS encoding cytochrome P450, giving the protein MSFRRRPPQITAEGDDVVNVQTHHREVVPSCPFRHDEALEPDPFLTRMRTDSPVAKVRLPYGEGDAWLVTRHDDVRTVTSDRRFSRAALIGRDFPRITPAPIAQREAINLMDPPALNRVRRLVAKALSTPQVEALRPWARRTVDALLDTMVEHGPPADVVEHLAARLPLMTICELLDIPEPDRPALRRWAAAMMSMRPADRVTAAGTKTAMRAYFDRLTAARRRDPGDDLVSALATARVNGDVLTDAELSVLAMLLVVTGHDTTTYEICDITYTLLTHPGHLARLRSWPESLPRAIEELLRFIPFRQGVGIPRVALEDVEVGGVTIRAGEAVHVSYLAANRDGFAYDRPDEIDFDRDDPVPHLTFGHGSHHCLGSHLARMVLQVAIGGLLARFPTLRLAVPARDVRWSTASIWRYPLTLPVAW; this is encoded by the coding sequence ATGAGTTTCCGACGCAGACCGCCGCAGATCACCGCAGAGGGGGACGACGTGGTGAACGTCCAGACGCACCACCGCGAGGTCGTGCCCAGCTGTCCCTTTCGTCACGACGAGGCCTTGGAGCCCGACCCCTTCCTGACCCGGATGCGGACCGACTCGCCCGTCGCCAAGGTCCGACTGCCCTACGGCGAGGGCGACGCGTGGCTCGTGACGCGCCACGACGACGTCCGCACGGTCACCTCCGACCGCCGGTTCAGCCGGGCCGCGCTGATCGGCCGGGACTTCCCGCGCATCACCCCCGCGCCCATCGCGCAGCGCGAGGCGATCAACCTGATGGACCCGCCCGCCCTCAACCGGGTCCGCAGGCTGGTCGCCAAAGCGTTGTCCACGCCCCAGGTCGAGGCGCTGCGACCGTGGGCGCGGCGGACCGTGGACGCCCTGCTCGACACCATGGTCGAGCACGGCCCGCCGGCGGACGTGGTCGAGCACCTGGCGGCCCGGCTGCCCCTGATGACGATCTGCGAGCTGCTGGACATCCCCGAACCCGACCGGCCCGCGCTGCGGCGGTGGGCGGCGGCCATGATGTCGATGCGCCCCGCCGACCGGGTCACCGCCGCCGGCACCAAGACCGCGATGCGCGCCTACTTCGACCGGCTCACCGCCGCCCGCCGCCGCGACCCCGGCGACGACCTGGTCAGCGCCCTCGCCACCGCCCGCGTGAACGGCGACGTGCTGACCGACGCGGAGCTGTCCGTGCTGGCCATGCTGCTGGTCGTCACCGGCCACGACACCACCACCTACGAGATCTGCGACATCACGTACACGCTGCTCACCCACCCCGGTCACCTGGCGCGGCTGCGGTCGTGGCCGGAGTCGCTGCCCCGGGCCATCGAGGAGCTGCTGCGGTTCATCCCGTTCCGCCAGGGCGTCGGCATCCCGCGCGTCGCGCTGGAGGACGTCGAGGTGGGCGGCGTGACGATCAGGGCGGGTGAGGCGGTCCACGTGTCGTACCTGGCCGCGAACCGCGACGGGTTCGCCTACGACCGGCCCGACGAGATCGACTTCGACCGCGACGACCCGGTGCCGCACCTGACGTTCGGCCACGGCAGCCACCACTGCCTCGGCTCCCACCTGGCCCGGATGGTCCTCCAAGTGGCCATCGGCGGGCTGCTGGCCCGGTTCCCGACCCTGCGGTTGGCCGTGCCGGCGCGGGACGTGCGGTGGAGCACCGCCTCGATCTGGCGGTACCCGCTGACGCTGCCCGTCGCCTGGTGA
- a CDS encoding MerR family DNA-binding protein, which translates to MDEISDLLDARRRGLGARREPGLRDRVVTKLAEVEARIADLGVIRDTLRSALDFGCDDLLTCAHAPSCPIPFAAAAEDAGCGSC; encoded by the coding sequence CTGGACGAGATCTCCGACCTGCTCGACGCGCGCCGCCGGGGGCTCGGCGCGCGCCGTGAGCCGGGGTTGCGGGACCGGGTCGTGACCAAGCTCGCCGAGGTGGAGGCCAGGATCGCCGACCTCGGCGTCATCCGCGACACCCTGCGCAGCGCGCTCGACTTCGGCTGTGACGACCTGCTCACGTGCGCCCACGCGCCGTCCTGCCCGATCCCGTTCGCGGCTGCGGCCGAGGACGCCGGCTGCGGGTCGTGCTGA
- a CDS encoding MerR family transcriptional regulator has protein sequence MTAFSSGRLAEAAGVNHQTLRYYERRGLLSEPDRTPGGHRLYPPEALTVLRMIKAAQRLGSPWTRSPTCSTRAAGGSARAVSRGCGTGS, from the coding sequence GTGACCGCGTTCAGCAGCGGCCGGCTCGCCGAGGCGGCCGGGGTGAACCACCAGACGTTGCGCTACTACGAGCGCCGGGGCCTGCTGTCCGAGCCGGACCGGACGCCGGGCGGCCACCGCCTCTACCCGCCGGAAGCGCTCACCGTGCTGCGGATGATCAAGGCGGCGCAGCGGCTCGGTTCACCCTGGACGAGATCTCCGACCTGCTCGACGCGCGCCGCCGGGGGCTCGGCGCGCGCCGTGAGCCGGGGTTGCGGGACCGGGTCGTGA
- a CDS encoding CHAT domain-containing protein yields the protein MVTVQLKLVDAGDLYVSWRWEHEPAEPRVIAVPRDLVQGTLDEWAAAVPSPLPGEAADHALRRALTDGPLVDHARELDLATRMARALIPHRLAAELNSWLTRGIRPHLRVQPSPSTALVPWEALRVDEGRRAVHDTTVSVLPPATVGNAVGRRVRDFDPRGPVVSVLDPVVPGFPDASGLGSVLGRPTPELAALAPGGVRRDDIDRDHLERALATASRFLYVGHVTTGGHGLDARLHLSCTADTTGRAAPLGAHRPLAAADLVLGHRPGPVRPWRIPARVALVACESGGDVRFAEPSGLVTAMVHGGAEHVTATRWTLPTDEGLRRLVPGFPATPVLGPTVIAVDAAHRAPDPVTALNDWQRAAATRWEETGDPTCSPLVWAAFTTTWAPPRGRLRER from the coding sequence GTGGTGACCGTGCAGCTCAAGCTCGTGGACGCGGGTGACCTGTACGTGTCGTGGCGGTGGGAGCACGAACCGGCCGAACCCCGCGTCATCGCCGTGCCGCGCGACCTCGTGCAGGGCACGTTGGACGAGTGGGCCGCGGCGGTGCCGTCGCCGCTGCCGGGCGAGGCCGCCGACCACGCCCTGCGGCGCGCGCTCACGGACGGCCCGCTCGTCGACCACGCCCGCGAGCTCGACCTGGCGACGAGGATGGCGCGCGCGCTGATCCCGCACCGGCTGGCGGCCGAGCTGAACTCCTGGCTGACCCGGGGCATCCGGCCGCACCTGCGCGTCCAGCCATCCCCCTCGACCGCCCTGGTGCCGTGGGAAGCGCTGAGGGTCGACGAAGGCCGACGCGCGGTGCACGACACCACCGTCTCCGTGCTCCCACCGGCGACCGTCGGCAACGCGGTGGGCCGTCGGGTGCGCGACTTCGACCCGCGGGGACCGGTCGTCAGCGTGCTGGACCCGGTCGTGCCCGGGTTCCCCGACGCGTCCGGTCTCGGTTCGGTGCTCGGCCGCCCGACCCCGGAGCTGGCAGCGCTCGCGCCCGGTGGCGTGCGCCGCGACGACATCGACCGCGACCACCTCGAACGGGCGCTGGCCACCGCCTCGCGCTTCCTCTACGTCGGGCACGTGACCACCGGCGGCCACGGCCTGGATGCCCGCCTGCACCTGTCGTGCACGGCGGACACCACGGGCCGGGCCGCACCGCTCGGCGCGCACCGCCCCCTGGCCGCCGCCGACCTCGTGCTGGGCCACCGCCCCGGCCCGGTGCGCCCGTGGCGGATACCGGCCCGGGTCGCCCTGGTGGCCTGCGAGAGCGGCGGCGACGTCCGCTTCGCCGAACCGTCCGGCCTGGTCACGGCCATGGTGCACGGCGGCGCGGAGCACGTGACCGCGACCAGGTGGACGTTGCCGACCGACGAAGGGCTGCGCCGCCTGGTGCCCGGGTTCCCGGCGACCCCCGTCCTCGGGCCGACCGTGATCGCCGTCGACGCCGCCCACCGCGCACCCGACCCGGTGACCGCGCTCAACGACTGGCAACGCGCCGCCGCCACCCGGTGGGAGGAGACGGGCGATCCCACCTGCTCGCCGCTCGTGTGGGCCGCGTTCACCACCACCTGGGCGCCACCTCGCGGCCGACTTCGGGAACGGTAG